Sequence from the Granulicella sp. L56 genome:
CATCTTCTTGAAGGTCGGGATGGAGGTCGGATGGCAGGGACCGAATGGTGGACCCGCCACTCTGGACCTGCAAGCCATATGCGACGCCGGAGTGCGTAAGGCCTATCTCGACCCCGATAACAAATTGCGTGGCAGCATTCTCGCCGACCCCGCCTTCACTCGCAAGAACACGAAGGACAACACGCCGTCGGTCGTCGAGGTCTCGCTGGTCAAGGGTGGCGATGTGGACGTCATCGTCGCTGCCAAGGGCGGCGGCTCCGAGGCGAAGTCAAAGTTCGTCATGCTGAATCCTTCGGACTCGATCGTGGACTGGGTGCTGAAGACGGTCCCCACCATGGGCGCGGGCTGGTGTCCGCCGGGAATGCTCGGCATCGGCATCGGCGGCACTGCGGAAAAGGCCATGCTGCTGGCGAAGCAGGCGTTAATGGATCCCATCGACATGCAGGAGTTGAAGGCACGCGGACCGCAGAACAAGCTCGAAGAGCTGCGCATCGAGCTGTACGACAGGGTCAACCGGCTGGGCATAGGAGCGCAGGGCCTCGGCGGCCTGACCACCGTGCTCGATATCAAGATTCTGGATTATCCAACCCACGCGGCCAATCTTCCCGTGGCGATGATTCCCAACTGCGCCGCAACACGCCACGCCCACTTTCATCTCGATGGCAGCGGCGCAGTCATGCTGGAGCCGCCATCACTCGATGCATGGCCAAAGCTGACCTACGACGTCAGCACCGCTCGCCGCGTTGACCTGAACACCGTCACCCGCGACGACGTAAAGACGTGGAAGCCGGGAGAGGTCGTCCTGTTGAACGGTAAGCTGTTGACCGGACGCGATGCTGCACACAAGCGCATGACCGACATGCTGAACCGCGGTGAGAAGCTGCCCGTCGACTTCACCAACCGCTTCATCTACTACGTCGGTCCGGTGGATGCAGTACGCGAAGAGGCCGTCGGCCCCGCAGGCCCTACAACCGCCACTCGCATGGACAAGTTCACCCGCCAGATGCTGGAGTCCACCGGTCTATTGGGCATGGTCGGCAAGGCCGAGCGCGGCCCAGCGGCAATCGAAGCGATCCGCGATAACGAAGCTGTCTACCTGATGGCCGTAGGCGGTGCAGCCTATCTCGTCTCGAAGGCCATCAAAAGCTCGCGTGTGCTGGCCTTCGAAGACCTCGGCATGGAGGCGATCTACGAGTTCGACGTAAAAGACATGCCCGTCACCGTAGCCGTAGACTCGCAAGGAACAAGCGTCCACAACACAGGGCCGGCGGAGTGGTCGCGCCGCATCGCTGAAGGAATTGGCGGAGTGTCGATCTTAGGACAGTGAACAACCTTACTTAATATCACCGAAGTGAGCGTCCTCTGGACAAGAGTGTTGATCGAGAAACTGAAAGGTAGTCGCAGGGCCAAGATTCGCAGGAGACTCCCAGGAATGAAGGACCCAGACGACCTTCTTGCTGGGCGTGACTTCGATGGCCTGCAGCGATTGGGGAGTTGGGACGGCGCTCCACTCGTTGACCCAGTTGTTGATGACGGTATTACCGTCAGGCAGACGCCAGGCCTGCTGTAGATTGTCGAACTTGTATGCGGGTGCGTCGGTACTGGGCGAGAAAGACCACACCGCGTCGCCACGCCGAGTGATCTCGCGCACACCTAAGCTATCGGTAATGAGAACGTTGCCGTTATCGAGCGGCGCGACGCTCCAGAGACCTTTTGCAGGGAACGACCAGAGTTCGTTGCCACCGGAGTCGTACTCGACAACTTTATTGAGATCCATGTGAGCAACAAGTAATGTCCCGGCCGGGGTGAGGCGTGCGTGGCGAAACTGACCGTGGACGCTGACGGGAGTCCTGGTCTTGAGGGTCAGTTCCTTTTCGATGGCGCCAGTACGAATGTTGACGACGCGAAGAAGAGCGGGCGAGCCGTTCTGAATGTAGAGAACACGGTCGTTGCCGATAGGAACGGCGGTATGGACCTCGTGACCGGCAGGCACGTCGTAGTTCCAGACGATCTTTTTATCGGGGCTGATCTCGGTGAGGGCGAAT
This genomic interval carries:
- a CDS encoding fumarate hydratase, with product MAIIKQDDLIQSVADALQYISYYHPVDYITNLARAYEMEESHAAKDAIAQILINSRMCAEGHRPICQDTGIVTIFLKVGMEVGWQGPNGGPATLDLQAICDAGVRKAYLDPDNKLRGSILADPAFTRKNTKDNTPSVVEVSLVKGGDVDVIVAAKGGGSEAKSKFVMLNPSDSIVDWVLKTVPTMGAGWCPPGMLGIGIGGTAEKAMLLAKQALMDPIDMQELKARGPQNKLEELRIELYDRVNRLGIGAQGLGGLTTVLDIKILDYPTHAANLPVAMIPNCAATRHAHFHLDGSGAVMLEPPSLDAWPKLTYDVSTARRVDLNTVTRDDVKTWKPGEVVLLNGKLLTGRDAAHKRMTDMLNRGEKLPVDFTNRFIYYVGPVDAVREEAVGPAGPTTATRMDKFTRQMLESTGLLGMVGKAERGPAAIEAIRDNEAVYLMAVGGAAYLVSKAIKSSRVLAFEDLGMEAIYEFDVKDMPVTVAVDSQGTSVHNTGPAEWSRRIAEGIGGVSILGQ